In Opitutaceae bacterium TAV5, one genomic interval encodes:
- a CDS encoding formate transporter, producing the protein MDFIKPADVVKTMVAAGHTKAGLSVRDLLIRGFLSGALLGFATSLALTGAAQTVPLVGALIFPVGFVMIVLLGLELVTGSFAITTLSAVDGTRSWRMVGTNLGWVFLGNLLGSLAYGALLYVVLTGMGTEAPAALGAKIASIAEAKTTGYATHGFAGLVTVFVKAILCNWMVCMGVVMAMTSQSTVGKIVAAWLPILTFFGQGFEHSVVNMFVIPAGMMMGAKVSLSDWWLWNQLPVTAGNFVGGFLFTGLALYWTYRPVKAMSSVEPSPVSSSAVATDPVRG; encoded by the coding sequence ATGGACTTCATCAAACCCGCCGACGTCGTGAAAACGATGGTCGCCGCCGGTCACACCAAGGCCGGCCTCTCCGTCAGGGATCTGCTGATCCGTGGCTTTCTTTCCGGCGCCCTGCTGGGCTTCGCCACCAGCCTGGCGCTCACCGGAGCGGCGCAAACCGTGCCGCTGGTCGGCGCGCTCATTTTCCCGGTCGGGTTTGTCATGATCGTGCTGCTGGGGCTCGAGCTGGTCACCGGCAGCTTCGCCATCACCACGCTCTCCGCCGTGGACGGCACGCGTTCCTGGCGCATGGTCGGTACGAACCTGGGATGGGTGTTTCTCGGCAACCTGCTCGGCAGTCTGGCATACGGCGCGCTTCTTTATGTGGTGCTCACCGGCATGGGCACGGAGGCGCCGGCCGCGCTCGGAGCAAAAATCGCATCCATCGCCGAGGCGAAGACCACCGGTTATGCGACGCACGGCTTCGCCGGGCTCGTCACCGTTTTTGTCAAGGCGATCCTCTGTAACTGGATGGTCTGCATGGGCGTGGTCATGGCGATGACCTCGCAGTCCACGGTGGGCAAGATCGTGGCGGCGTGGCTGCCGATCCTCACGTTTTTCGGGCAGGGGTTCGAGCACTCCGTGGTCAACATGTTCGTCATCCCGGCGGGCATGATGATGGGCGCCAAAGTCTCGCTGTCCGACTGGTGGCTGTGGAACCAGCTTCCGGTGACGGCCGGCAATTTTGTCGGCGGATTCCTCTTCACAGGGCTCGCCCTGTACTGGACGTACCGGCCCGTGAAGGCGATGTCATCCGTCGAGCCATCGCCGGTATCGTCTTCCGCAGTCGCGACCGATCCGGTCCGCGGCTGA